The following coding sequences are from one Candidatus Kapaibacterium sp. window:
- a CDS encoding phage tail tape measure protein, with amino-acid sequence MASKNVEFILDLLVKYKADSASAERVVANLEQKLKDLHPEIDFDSDTLKAGLRDAIGLLDQFGDSVDEAFDGFDEFDTDGVEKGLNELEQLFDEMINSLDDEAINKMLEAFEGFDDLSVEGIVKEFQKVGGTVGDTDKILKNFVKSGKDSLEQMKGTGKEGTDTYKKLEKEIAKAEKQLKTLKDTNKSIDFGNKVFQFNQLTDTVHKITSAFGQFITPYKDFDKQLRNIGTLGVQNFEEFRTKAIDLASGVPDTVAGVTEGIYNAISAGAIQVTDGIADVAGGMVFVEQASKLAVAGLTDTNAAIKGLAAVTNAYGTDVLSAGKAADVLFGTVKNGVTTVPELNASLSQVVPIAAAAGFSFEQVGAAIATLTKQGVPTAQAATQIRGAIAELLKPGAQLKQVMTEAGVSLETLERDGLQETMRKIGIAMDSMGTDAANTFSSIESIQFALAATGKNALKASLDLASIKDSAGSVEEAYAIASEGIGVKAQGILNQVEAFAFKIFGKLGDSSVVFLDTVNSLAPTVTTFAGLANVIPVDKIASQVKSVSTQFGSLIKNADGFGGALKGISGKLAQSGGIIGKIGPMAFNPWVLGSAAAIGAVTLFLTKTDKGQQLLAKGTLLLQNLMQKLAPIFEGLLDIGESYIDVLLKWGEILFEYFITPYEVAYELIVSFIDTILELTGSSLEGASSAESMGLAFQHMGQVIGTVADSLNGILMYIKNVKEYVIGFARGMPEILGALFEIAVYYMNPVNWISGDEEFEQKLKDKLNNAIGKAFEDVGSRIKQNNLDNALEQALEIKGDLDKNKEVEKLITKYENAKDDIERNNIARAIAETVPQAVKGFKTIINEQGEVVRVMEISADKAKSFLEAQNQVFSDKLSEKQQEITEGIQSQSEAYSEAIVKQKELAKQIVEIGAKGGNDEIIKDLKKQYDEAGKEAAKFGNNIRENLEEAGKVGITLEGVEIPPEARLEFRDQLAELQKEANKADIGAKISDMVKLKGKIDDENQLQKFVEQFEQTTDELEKASIAEAIKKSYPDAVEQTGVLVDANGKLVDTYKVNVDAVKNYSSAQKSAYGKDLQDKQKQFIDGIADEGRVYIENGKKLETLRTQINEHIEQGKDTSDLRTQYELVSDEIEVVQDKMIEALAQSEKAGFDTGDTFKQVAKTLGLSEEEVRKMVKAQIESNKLTERARFKVGDLAKAWDEARGSADSMIKSQTSAIAEIDKMIKDERDPEERKKLQDDRSKLLTGLKDQVKEKKNLDALEERIKIESGQVERAGRNAYEYAKAIVDQKTKAISTEQRMFEINYETSRLEAEREKTAFDEFVLANKQLDGLREQKKVLEETYKITRDNEGAINVGLRVKPDEKKEIALAVADMDRTIQENLNKISELKLNIKLDKVALQREFDDFENQKLLFEIDAGIKSNDDFSIIIERYKARLELIKSSLVDQNEAINAIEQERDKKLAELGENASEEQRLAIENEYNARLNTAKRKGLDLEKQEFDLGNSITSTITTQYDRRLAKVRSYYDSESQLIDARYSEQEARLQRFTESYDKSQQERIAIDKSSTFANLDESKNEQLKQLDNLRDMELISKEDLEKRKLEIEDDYRKKKQQKEVEFQNLLIGMEQQKVGVQRELQRRKDEELLTAERNRLKDEIAIVQDKNKIDQSVMNGLLEANRKYQDARLIAEKAGTTDSLNESKRLFEEYSKIAKQSGLNESELQMLSPLINDLNNSEILLDQKTTDLAVLMELLGENITEAQSDLFAGGGTEAMVENARAFFGQLVGILQKKVEGFVLDLVLSPGVVSFINSIPFPGNIAALGLVQQTLSLFVKKLSEPFLQSIMSFASGGRFDVPTAIVGDASEKGGRNAEWVFRDVDLIAYISLMATNIVTPLIQEIRLLREAVENQKLITEFTARKMKIMLVNENAFDDSRTK; translated from the coding sequence GTGGCTTCAAAGAATGTTGAGTTTATACTCGATTTACTTGTAAAATATAAAGCAGATTCAGCAAGTGCCGAGCGTGTAGTTGCTAATCTCGAGCAAAAATTAAAAGATTTACATCCTGAAATTGACTTCGATAGCGATACCTTAAAAGCAGGGTTACGCGATGCTATCGGTTTATTAGACCAATTTGGTGATTCCGTTGATGAAGCATTCGACGGTTTTGATGAATTTGATACCGATGGTGTTGAAAAAGGACTTAACGAACTCGAGCAATTGTTTGATGAAATGATAAACAGCTTAGATGATGAAGCAATTAACAAAATGCTTGAGGCATTTGAGGGCTTTGATGATTTGAGCGTGGAAGGGATTGTTAAGGAATTCCAAAAAGTTGGTGGCACGGTTGGTGATACTGATAAAATATTGAAGAACTTCGTTAAAAGCGGAAAAGATTCTTTAGAGCAAATGAAAGGTACAGGCAAAGAAGGCACTGACACATACAAGAAATTAGAGAAAGAAATCGCCAAAGCCGAAAAGCAATTAAAAACACTCAAAGATACCAATAAATCTATTGATTTTGGCAATAAAGTATTTCAATTCAATCAGCTAACAGATACCGTTCATAAGATAACATCTGCATTTGGTCAGTTTATTACCCCTTATAAAGACTTTGATAAGCAACTCAGAAACATCGGTACTCTTGGTGTTCAGAACTTTGAAGAGTTTCGGACAAAGGCAATTGACTTAGCCTCAGGTGTTCCCGATACGGTTGCAGGCGTAACTGAGGGTATATATAATGCCATTTCGGCAGGTGCAATCCAAGTTACTGACGGTATTGCCGATGTAGCGGGTGGCATGGTGTTTGTCGAGCAGGCATCTAAGTTAGCTGTGGCAGGTTTGACCGACACAAACGCCGCTATAAAAGGATTAGCGGCTGTAACGAATGCTTATGGAACTGATGTTTTGTCAGCCGGCAAAGCGGCGGATGTTTTGTTTGGAACTGTGAAAAATGGTGTAACAACTGTTCCGGAATTGAATGCTTCGTTAAGCCAAGTTGTACCGATTGCGGCAGCTGCAGGGTTTTCATTCGAGCAAGTAGGGGCGGCAATTGCTACACTCACAAAACAGGGTGTACCGACTGCACAAGCGGCAACACAAATTCGCGGAGCAATAGCAGAATTATTGAAACCCGGAGCACAATTAAAGCAAGTAATGACTGAAGCTGGTGTTTCTCTTGAAACATTGGAGCGTGATGGGCTACAAGAAACCATGCGTAAAATTGGTATTGCAATGGATTCAATGGGAACGGATGCGGCTAATACATTTTCGAGCATCGAATCAATTCAATTTGCATTAGCGGCTACAGGAAAGAATGCCCTAAAAGCAAGTCTTGACTTGGCATCAATTAAAGATTCGGCAGGAAGTGTTGAAGAAGCATACGCCATTGCAAGTGAGGGAATCGGTGTTAAGGCACAAGGAATCTTGAATCAAGTTGAAGCATTCGCATTCAAGATATTTGGCAAACTTGGTGATAGCTCAGTTGTATTCTTGGACACGGTAAACAGCTTAGCTCCTACGGTAACGACGTTTGCCGGACTTGCGAATGTAATTCCGGTTGACAAAATCGCAAGTCAAGTTAAATCTGTATCAACTCAATTTGGTTCATTAATCAAGAACGCTGATGGTTTTGGTGGTGCATTGAAAGGAATATCAGGTAAATTAGCTCAAAGCGGTGGTATAATCGGCAAAATAGGACCAATGGCATTTAATCCATGGGTGTTAGGTTCGGCTGCAGCAATCGGTGCAGTCACCTTATTTTTGACAAAAACCGATAAGGGGCAACAGTTATTAGCTAAAGGGACTTTATTACTACAAAACTTGATGCAGAAACTTGCACCGATATTTGAGGGTTTGTTGGATATAGGGGAATCGTATATTGATGTATTGCTTAAGTGGGGTGAAATACTATTCGAATACTTCATTACACCATACGAAGTAGCGTATGAATTAATCGTTAGCTTTATTGACACAATTCTTGAATTGACAGGTTCTTCCTTAGAGGGTGCATCATCGGCTGAATCAATGGGATTGGCATTCCAACATATGGGTCAAGTGATTGGTACGGTTGCAGATTCGCTTAATGGAATCTTGATGTATATCAAAAATGTTAAAGAATATGTTATCGGATTTGCAAGAGGTATGCCTGAAATATTGGGAGCTTTATTTGAAATCGCAGTTTATTATATGAATCCTGTAAATTGGATCAGCGGTGACGAAGAATTCGAGCAAAAACTGAAAGATAAATTGAATAATGCTATTGGCAAAGCATTTGAAGATGTTGGTTCGCGTATTAAGCAAAATAATCTAGATAATGCACTCGAGCAAGCACTTGAAATCAAAGGTGACTTAGATAAAAATAAAGAAGTCGAGAAGTTAATCACTAAGTACGAAAATGCCAAAGATGACATCGAGCGAAACAATATTGCCAGAGCGATTGCCGAAACCGTTCCACAGGCAGTTAAGGGATTCAAAACTATCATCAATGAGCAAGGGGAAGTTGTTCGAGTAATGGAAATTAGTGCCGATAAGGCGAAATCATTCCTTGAAGCACAGAACCAAGTATTTTCGGACAAATTATCTGAGAAGCAACAAGAGATAACAGAAGGGATTCAAAGTCAATCTGAGGCGTATTCTGAAGCTATTGTAAAGCAAAAAGAACTTGCAAAACAGATAGTTGAAATTGGAGCTAAGGGCGGAAATGATGAAATAATTAAAGACTTGAAAAAACAATATGATGAAGCCGGAAAAGAAGCCGCTAAATTCGGCAATAACATCCGTGAAAACTTGGAAGAGGCGGGTAAAGTAGGAATAACATTAGAGGGTGTTGAAATCCCCCCTGAGGCACGTTTAGAGTTCCGTGACCAATTAGCCGAATTGCAAAAAGAAGCTAATAAAGCTGATATTGGAGCTAAGATAAGTGACATGGTAAAGCTGAAGGGCAAAATTGATGATGAAAACCAATTGCAGAAGTTTGTAGAGCAATTCGAGCAAACCACAGATGAATTGGAAAAAGCCTCAATCGCAGAAGCCATCAAAAAATCATACCCGGATGCTGTCGAGCAAACAGGTGTATTAGTAGATGCGAACGGCAAATTAGTAGATACTTACAAAGTGAACGTTGATGCCGTAAAGAACTATTCATCTGCTCAAAAATCTGCATACGGTAAAGATTTACAAGATAAGCAAAAGCAATTTATTGATGGTATTGCCGATGAGGGGAGGGTTTACATTGAGAACGGCAAGAAACTTGAAACCTTAAGAACTCAAATTAATGAACATATCGAGCAGGGTAAAGATACAAGCGATTTGCGTACTCAATATGAATTGGTAAGCGATGAAATTGAAGTTGTTCAAGATAAAATGATTGAAGCATTAGCTCAATCAGAAAAAGCAGGATTTGATACAGGTGATACTTTTAAGCAAGTTGCGAAAACACTTGGACTTTCGGAAGAGGAAGTTCGCAAGATGGTTAAGGCTCAAATTGAATCGAATAAATTGACTGAACGGGCGCGATTCAAAGTTGGTGACTTAGCAAAAGCATGGGATGAAGCGAGAGGTTCTGCCGATTCTATGATTAAATCACAAACATCTGCCATTGCCGAAATTGATAAAATGATAAAAGATGAGCGGGACCCTGAGGAACGTAAAAAGCTACAAGATGATAGGTCTAAGCTCTTGACAGGTCTTAAAGACCAAGTCAAGGAAAAAAAGAACCTTGATGCTCTGGAAGAAAGAATCAAGATTGAATCGGGGCAGGTGGAAAGAGCCGGACGTAATGCTTATGAATATGCAAAAGCAATTGTTGACCAGAAAACTAAGGCAATTAGTACCGAGCAAAGAATGTTTGAAATCAATTACGAAACAAGTAGATTGGAGGCTGAGCGTGAAAAGACTGCTTTTGATGAATTTGTTCTCGCTAATAAGCAGTTAGATGGCTTACGCGAACAAAAGAAAGTTCTCGAAGAAACTTATAAAATAACTCGCGATAACGAAGGTGCTATTAATGTTGGATTAAGAGTAAAGCCTGACGAGAAAAAAGAGATTGCATTAGCAGTAGCGGATATGGATAGGACTATTCAAGAAAATCTTAACAAGATTAGCGAATTGAAGTTAAACATCAAACTTGACAAAGTAGCATTGCAACGTGAATTTGATGATTTCGAGAATCAAAAGTTGTTATTTGAAATTGATGCCGGAATCAAATCAAACGATGATTTCAGCATTATAATCGAGCGTTATAAAGCAAGACTTGAATTAATCAAAAGCTCCTTAGTTGACCAAAATGAAGCTATAAATGCAATCGAGCAAGAACGTGATAAGAAATTAGCTGAACTTGGCGAAAATGCGAGTGAAGAGCAACGTTTGGCAATCGAAAATGAATATAATGCAAGGTTAAATACTGCTAAGCGTAAGGGTCTGGACTTAGAGAAACAAGAATTTGACTTAGGCAACTCAATCACAAGCACAATCACCACTCAATACGATAGACGTTTAGCTAAGGTTCGGAGTTATTACGATAGTGAAAGTCAATTAATTGATGCACGTTACAGCGAACAGGAAGCGAGACTACAAAGGTTTACCGAAAGTTATGATAAGAGCCAACAAGAACGAATTGCCATTGACAAAAGCTCTACCTTTGCCAATTTAGATGAAAGTAAAAATGAGCAATTGAAGCAATTGGATAATCTTCGAGATATGGAGCTAATCAGCAAAGAAGATTTGGAGAAGCGTAAATTAGAAATCGAAGATGATTATCGCAAAAAGAAGCAACAAAAGGAAGTTGAATTTCAAAACTTACTTATCGGAATGGAGCAACAAAAAGTTGGTGTACAGCGTGAACTTCAAAGGCGGAAAGATGAGGAGTTGTTGACTGCCGAGCGTAACCGATTAAAAGATGAAATCGCCATAGTTCAAGATAAAAACAAGATTGACCAAAGTGTTATGAACGGTTTGTTGGAAGCTAATCGGAAATACCAAGATGCAAGGTTAATTGCTGAGAAAGCCGGGACTACTGACAGCCTAAACGAATCTAAGAGACTATTTGAAGAATATAGTAAAATCGCTAAGCAAAGTGGTTTGAATGAATCGGAATTACAGATGCTTAGTCCATTGATTAACGATTTGAATAATAGTGAAATTCTATTAGACCAAAAAACAACGGACTTAGCGGTATTGATGGAGTTGTTAGGCGAAAATATTACAGAGGCTCAATCAGATTTATTCGCAGGTGGCGGAACAGAAGCGATGGTTGAAAATGCGAGGGCATTTTTTGGTCAGTTAGTCGGGATATTGCAAAAGAAAGTTGAAGGATTCGTATTGGATTTGGTGTTAAGTCCGGGTGTTGTATCGTTTATCAATTCAATACCATTTCCGGGTAACATAGCGGCACTTGGATTAGTTCAACAGACCTTATCGTTATTTGTCAAAAAGCTAAGTGAACCGTTTTTACAATCAATAATGTCATTTGCATCAGGCGGACGTTTTGATGTTCCAACGGCAATAGTAGGGGATGCCTCTGAGAAGGGTGGACGTAATGCTGAGTGGGTGTTCCGAGATGTTGACTTAATCGCTTATATCTCCCTAATGGCTACAAATATAGTGACGCCTCTGATTCAAGAAATACGATTGCTTCGTGAAGCAGTCGAGAATCAAAAGTTAATCACAGAATTCACAGCTCGCAAAATGAAAATCATGTTAGTGAATGAAAATGCTTTTGATGACAGTAGAACAAAATAA
- a CDS encoding septal ring lytic transglycosylase RlpA family protein has protein sequence MLECLDVVEQPKGSNRGDSIDVWRKMFGFDTPVPWCGIFGGLKSKEGKAYPIVFSARAKDYALIGFSYTISDVIYGNYIPKAGDWRVKGRAGGHHVDTFVSWDTANQKGVIIGGNVNDAVQMREITLRSMIADGTTHIVDVTGFYDWLNNEKDNDEIYETFEGIATFYSDYFDGRRTASGEIYRHEAFTAASKDLAFGTRVRVTNKRNGKSVEVVINDRGPYANNAIIDLSKAAADSIEIRKGKVLVEVLNY, from the coding sequence ATGCTTGAATGCCTTGATGTTGTTGAACAACCAAAAGGCTCAAATCGTGGTGACAGTATTGATGTTTGGCGAAAGATGTTCGGATTTGACACTCCTGTGCCATGGTGCGGAATCTTTGGGGGCTTGAAATCAAAAGAGGGCAAAGCATATCCGATCGTATTTTCAGCAAGGGCAAAAGACTATGCTTTAATTGGATTTTCCTATACCATAAGCGATGTCATTTACGGCAACTATATCCCAAAAGCGGGTGATTGGAGAGTAAAAGGGAGAGCCGGCGGTCACCACGTTGACACATTCGTAAGTTGGGACACGGCAAACCAAAAAGGCGTCATAATCGGGGGGAACGTAAATGATGCAGTGCAAATGAGGGAGATAACTTTGAGAAGTATGATAGCAGATGGAACTACACATATTGTTGACGTAACAGGTTTTTATGATTGGTTAAATAACGAGAAAGATAATGATGAGATTTACGAAACTTTTGAAGGTATTGCAACATTCTATTCCGATTATTTCGACGGTCGCCGGACTGCTTCTGGAGAAATATATAGGCATGAAGCTTTCACAGCAGCAAGCAAAGACCTTGCCTTTGGCACAAGAGTCCGAGTCACCAACAAACGAAACGGGAAAAGTGTTGAAGTTGTGATTAATGACAGGGGTCCCTATGCCAACAATGCTATAATAGATTTGAGCAAAGCGGCTGCAGATTCAATTGAAATACGAAAAGGAAAAGTGCTTGTAGAAGTGCTTAATTATTAA